In the genome of Vicia villosa cultivar HV-30 ecotype Madison, WI linkage group LG7, Vvil1.0, whole genome shotgun sequence, one region contains:
- the LOC131617528 gene encoding helicase required for RNAi-mediated heterochromatin assembly 1-like: MWKSNSSHHANEDENENAAFGFMEIVFSWSLRDILNENLYKKQVKKIPDTFSSSDDYKNSFIQPLLEETHSDLYSNMQGVSNAPFCEVLKIERDRKQFKLPKALFYLLSLKTSQDINGKYEPEAGDLVAFTDIKPKRVDDLNTQRCSYNVGYVVAPKDEFSGEVSILSSKCMFESDFRNNDKKMYAVYLMNMTTNVRIWKALNSQSDGDHLDLIKKVLRPCHDGGENCKFCSQYAYTKEDIIRSQNLNESQEEAVSSCVGMLNCCHANTKLIWGPPGTGKTKTVACLLFSLLKLNTRTLTCAPTNTAILQVATRLLTLVMGSLEYDSYGLGDIVLFGNGKRMKVDCYPGLGDIFLDYRVKNLMQCFAPLTGWRRTLESMSQFLQDPKNQYLSESDHKSLEDFVRENHSHVLSAFSSYRRISRNDDDIMTFEEYVQKLWKDIADEYSDEIEKDESFMTLEQFVKKTFRELSEKLKYLIQTLYTHLPKSFISLATVKKMFRALELLRSIGISLFQAEFKQTLSEKERIPSCFLRSNSEIDEFLKILSLLSRSILLPELNGRNQIEKFCLSNACLILCTVSSSIKLYTEGMTQVKFLVIDEAAQLKECESTIPLQLPGLQHCILIGDEKQLPALVKSKIADSCGFGRSMFERLVLLGYKKHMLNIQYRMHPNISLFPCKEFYDQKISDAPFVMEESYNKSFLEGELYSSYSFINIAKGKEKSGRGHSLMNMVEVAVISEMIKNLKKEFKRTLNKVSIGVISPYNAQVYAIQDKIKQYTSVSDTDFSVSVRSIDGFQGGEEDIIIMSTVRSNGSGKVGFLSNRQRTNVAMTRARYCLWILGNASTLANSDSIWSKLIVAKRRNCYHEAGEDPKLARVIEDIVFELEIVGESESKFKKLSLCENPETDSTSSRVRKPRVPSITLANQLRGVRSLREDIESLL, encoded by the exons ATGTGGAAGAGTAATAGTAGTCATCATGCAAATGAAGATGAAAATGAGAATGCAGCTTTTGGATTTATGGAAATTGTATTCTCATGGTCTCTCAGAGATATTCTCAATGAAAATCTCTATAAAAAACAG GTGAAAAAAATTCCTGACACGTTTAGTTCATCTGATGATTACAAAAACTCCTTCATTCAACCATTGCTGGAGGAAACACATTCAGATTTATACTCAAACATGCAAGGAGTGTCTAATGCTCCTTTTTGTGAAGTTTTGAAAATCGAAAGGGATAGGAAGCAATTTAAGCTTCCAAAAGCATTATTCTATCTGTTATCGTTGAAGACTTCACAAGATATTAATGGTAAATATGAACCAGAAGCTGGCGATCTTGTTGCTTTCACTGATATTAAGCCTAAAAGAGTAGATGATCTTAATACACAAAGATGTTCCTATAATGTTGGATATGTTGTCGCGCCAAAAGATGAATTTTCTGGTGAAGTCTCGATACTGTCATCGAAATGCATGTTTGAATCTGACTTCAGGAATAATGATAAGAAGATGTATGCAGTTTATCTTATGAACATGACAACAAATGTTCGTATTTGGAAAGCCTTGAATTCACAGTCAGACGGTGACCACCTTGACCTTATTAAAAAAGTGTTGCGGCCTTGTCACGAT GGTGGAGAAAACTGCAAGTTTTGTAGTCAATATGCTTACACTAAAGAAGACATAATTCGTTCTCAAAATCTGAATGAATCACAGGAGGAGGCTGTTTCAAGCTGTGTTGGTATGTTAAACTGTTGTCATGCTAATACCAAACTTATTTGGGGTCCTCCAGGAACTGGGAAAACAAAGACTGTTGCATGCCTCTTGTTTTCTCTACTCAAGTTGAATACCAGAACACTGACATGTGCACCAACAAATACTGCGATTTTGCAAGTCGCAACTCGGTTGCTTACTTTAGTTATGGGATCCCTTGAGTATGATTCATATGGTTTAGGCGACATTGTGCTGTTTGGAAATGGTAAAAGAATGAAAGTTGATTGTTATCCAGGTCTAGGAGATATCTTTCTTGATTATCGCGTGAAAAACCTCATGCAGTGCTTTGCTCCTTTAACCGGATGGAGGCGTACGCTGGAGTCCATGTCCCAGTTTCTCCAGGATCCTAAAAATCAATATTTGTCAGAGAGTGATCATAAGTCCCTTGAGGATTTTGTCAGGGAAAACCATAGTCATGTTTTATCCGCTTTCTCCTCGTACAGGCGAATTAGTAGGAATGATGATGATATTATGACATTTGAGGAATATGTGCAGAAGTTGTGGAAGGATATTGCAGATGAATATTCGGACGAGATAGAAAAAGATGAAAGTTTCATGACATTGGAACAGTTTGTAAAGAAGACATTTCGTGAACTAAGTGAGAAGCTCAAGTATCTGATACAAACCTTATATACTCATTTGCCGAAGTCTTTCATTTCGCTTGCAACTGTGAAAAAGATGTTTCGAGCTCTTGAATTATTGAGGTCTATTGGAATTTCATTGTTTCAAGCAGAGTTTAAGCAAACTcttagtgaaaaagaaagaattccTTCTTGCTTTCTTCGATCTAACTCTGAAATAGACGAGTTCTTGAAAATACTCAGTTTGCTTTCAAGATCTATTCTTCTTCCTGAACTCAATGGGAGAAATCAAATAGAAAAGTTTTGCTTGTCCAATGCATGTCTAATTTTGTGTACAGTTTCTAGTTCTATTAAACTGTACACCGAAGGAATGACTCAGGTGAAGTTTCTAGTAATTGACGAAGCGGCTCAGTTGAAAGAGTGTGAATCAACAATCCCCTTACAGCTACCGGGTCTTCAGCATTGCATTCTTATAGGTGATGAGAAGCAACTTCCAGCACTGGTGAAGAGCAAG ATTGCTGATAGTTGTGGGTTTGGAAGAAGTATGTTCGAGAGACTGGTGCTGTTAGGATACAAGAAGCATATGCTTAATATTCAGTATCGAATGCATCCAAACATAAGCTTATTTCCATGCAAAGAGTTCTATGATCAAAAGATTTCTGATGCCCCTTTTGTCATGGAAGAAAGCTACAATAAGAGTTTCCTTGAAGGAGAATTATATTCATCGTATTCTTTTATTAATATCGCTAAGGGTAAGGAGAAATCTGGCCGTGGCCACAGCTTGATGAACATGGTTGAGGTTGCTGTCATTTCTGAGATGATTAAAAACCTTAAAAAAG AGTTTAAGAGGACACTAAACAAAGTTAGCATTGGAGTTATCTCTCCATATAACGCTCAAGTCTATGCAATCCAGGACAAAATTAAGCAGTACACTTCTGTTTCTGATACCGATTTTTCTGTGAGTGTTCGCTCGATCGACGGTTTTCAAGGGGGTGAGGAAGATATTATTATAATGTCTACGGTGAGATCGAATGGGAGTGGAAAAGTAGGTTTTCTTTCTAATAGACAAAGAACAAATGTGGCTATGACAAGAGCCAG ATATTGTCTTTGGATATTAGGAAATGCTTCTACTTTAGCCAATAGTGACTCTATTTGGAGCAAGTTAATTGTTGCTAAGAGAAGAAATTGTTATCATGAAGCTGGAGAAGACCCGAAATTGGCTCGTGTTATTGAGGATATCGTTTTTGAGCTTGAAATAGTTGGAGAATCTGAGTCGAAATTTAAGAAACTCAGTCTGTGTGAAAACCCAGAGACAGATTCTACTTCCTCTAG GGTAAGGAAACCTAGGGTGCCAAGTATTACGCTGGCGAATCAATTGCGAGGTGTTCGGTCCCTAAGAGAAGACATTGAATCATTGTTATGA
- the LOC131620914 gene encoding CASP-like protein 2A2 has translation MDKGIGVELAATRSSFDMRNSVVDDDEDLECKDSFLRIVETFLRLFTIGLCVTALVIMLKNSEENEYGSVAYSDLGAFRYLVHANGICAGYSLFSAFIVAMPRPSSMPRAWAFFLLDQVLTYIILAAGAVLSEVLYLAEKGLATAAWSSVCGSFGSFCHRIKASLAITFVAVICYILLSLISSYRLFSKYDAPSQVNNSNKDIAAFNG, from the exons ATGGACAAGGGAATCGGTGTTGAATTAGCAGCTACAAGATCTTCTTTTGACATGAGAAATTCAGtagttgatgatgatgaggatttgGAATGCAAAGATTCATTCCTAAGGATTGTGGAGACTTTTCTGCGTTTGTTCACTATTGGTTTGTGTGTGACAGCTCTTGTTATTATGCTTAAGAATTCTGAGGAGAATGAGTATGGTTCTGTTGCTTATTCTGATCTTGGTGCTTTCAG GTATTTAGTGCATGCCAATGGCATTTGTGCAGGATATTCACTATTCTCAGCTTTCATTGTTGCTATGCCCCGCCCTTCAAGCATGCCTAGAGCTTGGGCTTTCTTTTTGCTAGACCAG GTGTTAACCTACATAATCCTGGCTGCTGGAGCTGTATTATCAGAGGTTCTATACCTTGCGGAAAAGGGACTCGCCACGGCAGCATGGAGTTCAGTTTGTGGATCATTTGGTTCATtttgtcacaggatcaaagcatCATTAGCTATCACATTTGTTGCTGTGATTTGCTATATTTTGCTTTCACTTATTTCCTCTTATAGGCTATTTAGCAAATATGATGCACCATCACAAGTCAACAACTCCAACAAGGACATTGCTGCTTTCAATGGTTGA
- the LOC131620915 gene encoding uncharacterized protein LOC131620915 translates to MVALVDLLPKEYGFVAIVLVIYCFLNFYMTFHVGKARKKYKVFYPTLYASESENKDAKLFNCVQRGHQNSLETMPIFFTLMILGGLKHPSICAALGVLYTVARFFYFKGYSSGEPKNRLKLGGLFMPAILGLMVCTLSFGWSLVNKPASH, encoded by the exons ATGGTGGCACTTGTAGATTTGTTGCCAAAAGAATATGGCTTTGTGGCTATTGTTCTTGTTATCTATTGCTTCCTCAATTTCTACATGACCTTTCATGTCGGCAAAGCTCGCAAGAA GTACAAAGTGTTTTATCCAACACTCTATGCTTCTGAATCTGAAAACAAAGATGCCAAGCTCTTCAATTGTGTTCAG AGAGGGCACCAAAACTCTCTTGAAACAATGCCTATTTTCTTCACGTTGATGATTTTGGGAGGGCTGAAGCATCCATCCATTTGTGCTGCCCTAGGAGTACTTTACACTGTTGCTAGATTTTTCTACTTCAAAGGCTATTCCTCCGGCGAACCCAAGAACCGTCTTAAACTCGG GGGATTGTTTATGCCGGCAATATTGGGGCTTATGGTGTGCACACTTTCATTTGGCTGGAGTCTTGTCAACAAGCCTGCTAGCCACTGA